A DNA window from Luteolibacter luteus contains the following coding sequences:
- a CDS encoding chemotaxis protein CheB, whose translation MSEDQTDPAAVVIGASVGAIGALGTLLPELPADFPMPVLVVVHIPPEGRSSLPELFASRCALPVKEAEDKEEILPGTIYFAPANYHLLVEPDFRIALSNEEPVLFSRPAIDLLFESAADAYGTSLTGVILTGASSDGAHGLAAVAQSGGTALVQDPATAEGQVMPLAALDACPQARALGLPQISTFLRQLTPNS comes from the coding sequence ATGAGCGAGGACCAGACAGATCCGGCTGCCGTGGTGATCGGAGCCTCGGTCGGCGCGATCGGTGCCCTCGGGACCCTGTTGCCGGAGCTGCCGGCAGACTTCCCAATGCCGGTGTTGGTCGTCGTTCACATCCCGCCGGAAGGCCGCAGCTCCTTGCCCGAACTCTTCGCATCGCGCTGCGCCCTGCCGGTGAAGGAGGCCGAGGACAAGGAGGAGATTCTTCCGGGCACCATCTATTTTGCTCCGGCCAACTATCATCTGCTGGTGGAACCGGACTTCCGCATCGCGCTTTCAAATGAAGAGCCGGTGCTCTTTTCCCGTCCGGCGATCGACCTGCTTTTCGAATCCGCAGCGGATGCCTATGGCACCAGCCTCACCGGGGTAATCCTCACCGGTGCGAGCAGCGATGGCGCGCATGGTCTCGCCGCGGTCGCCCAATCCGGCGGCACCGCCCTGGTCCAGGACCCCGCCACCGCGGAGGGCCAGGTCATGCCGCTCGCCGCCCTCGATGCCTGCCCGCAGGCACGGGCGCTGGGCCTCCCCCAGATTTCCACTTTCCTCCGGCAGCTGACGCCGAACTCCTGA
- a CDS encoding CheR family methyltransferase gives MKTSAAIAEEIELHLLIEAIRLKYHYDFRGYSQASLKRRLTQARHHFGCETFSQLQDRILHEEATLVKLLPFLTVQVSEMFRDPAYFLTLRNSVLPHLRTYPSLKVWIAGCSAGEEVYSLAILFREEGLENRTIFYATDINTDALAKAEQGVYDMDRIPLFTENHRKAGGKSSLSDYYTAAYGRAVFDKSLRKQMVFSDHSLVSDSVFGEMHLVSCRNVLIYFNRELQDRAVGLFKDSLVRRGFLGLGSKESLRFSGHADSFEEFNRNERIYQKRADA, from the coding sequence ATGAAGACCTCTGCCGCCATCGCCGAGGAGATCGAGCTCCACCTCCTGATCGAGGCCATCAGGCTGAAGTATCATTACGACTTCCGCGGTTACTCGCAGGCATCGCTCAAGCGCCGCCTGACTCAGGCGCGCCATCACTTCGGCTGTGAAACCTTCTCACAACTTCAGGACCGCATCCTGCACGAGGAGGCCACGCTGGTGAAGTTGCTGCCCTTCCTGACCGTACAGGTCAGCGAGATGTTCCGCGATCCGGCATATTTCCTTACCCTGCGGAATTCGGTGCTGCCGCACCTGCGGACCTATCCTTCGCTGAAGGTCTGGATCGCCGGCTGTAGCGCGGGCGAGGAGGTCTATTCGCTCGCTATCCTTTTCCGCGAGGAAGGTCTGGAGAACCGCACGATCTTCTACGCCACGGATATCAATACCGATGCGCTGGCGAAGGCGGAGCAGGGCGTCTACGATATGGACCGCATCCCCCTCTTCACGGAGAATCACCGCAAGGCGGGCGGCAAGTCCTCGCTCTCCGACTACTACACCGCAGCCTATGGCCGGGCCGTCTTCGACAAGAGCCTCCGCAAGCAGATGGTCTTCTCCGACCACAGCCTGGTGTCGGACTCCGTCTTCGGGGAGATGCATCTCGTCTCCTGCCGGAACGTCCTGATCTATTTCAACCGCGAGCTGCAGGACCGCGCGGTGGGCCTGTTCAAGGACTCGCTGGTGCGGCGTGGCTTCCTCGGCCTCGGCTCGAAGGAGAGCCTGCGCTTCTCCGGCCATGCAGACTCCTTCGAGGAGTTCAACCGCAACGAACGCATCTATCAGAAACGAGCCGATGCCTGA
- a CDS encoding response regulator — protein sequence MPTNLRQSLPASRKGASNLPLYIGFAAALVFFILSGYNAFRNTVALREGARQVQRTHEVITSFDDVLSLVKDAETGQRGYVITGADEYLQPYHAARAGIGAGLEKMRELTKDSVLEKDLFIQVEAQIDAKLTEMEETIALRRDRGFDAARDVVATDRGKQTMDQLRDNLGAMEREEKRIRALRLEDMESAHRVALSSGLATAALGIVLSFAIMTLIRRAHILRKRQEWTQLGKLELTTAMAGEKGLQALAESALSFITRYVEAHAAAIFVRRKSDFDRLALNGVPLDGSVPERFEPGEGLLGRAVTERTLQRIDDVPAGYLKVGSGLGEGVPRHLLILPALADDNVNAVIELGFLHPLEPWKQEFLQQVSEPIGVAIKSSLYREHLQELLEETQSQSEELQAQSEELRVSNEELEEQSRALKETQTRLELQQTELEQINTQLEERTQDLEGQRNALARAKSSIESQARVVEQASRYKSDFLANMSHELRTPLNSSLILAKLLADNRGGNLTPEQVKYANTIQASGNDLLALINDVLDLSKIEAGHMEVRAETVAIDKLVENLKASFEPVAMQKGLSLAFNVAADTPPGVETDWQRLLQILKNLLSNALKFTEHGQVSMLITGTHDGRVSMAVSDTGIGIPQEQQQAIFDPFYQAEGGSTRRFGGTGLGLSISRQLARLLGGEIRLQSEPGQGSTFTIFLPVTMSGVVPLPSEPLAAQPVPVPMVPPSAAAKLPTPIASFPDDRDRIANSTRLILVVEDDQSFAHILFDLAHEMRFDCLVAHNAADALALAMEHVPSAIILDVGLPDNSGLVVLERLKGHARTRHIPVHVVSANDYTQTALALGAIGYMLKPVKREQLVEAFQHLEDRLTRKLRRVLVVEDDPVQLDAMKDLMGSLEVETRCAQTAAECLAELKEGTFDCMVLDLSLPDASGFSLLETLSTEHAYAFPPVIVYTGRDLSGEEEQRLRRYSKSIIIKGAKSPERLLDEVTLFLHQVVSDLPPEQQRMLEIASNRDAALEGRRILVAEDDVRNVFALTSLLEGRGVQLKIARNGREAIQALEASQSNPAEAVDLVLMDIMMPEMDGIAAMKEIRQRPEWKRLPIIALTAKAMKNDQELCLAAGANDYLAKPLDVEKLLSLIRVWMPR from the coding sequence GAGGTTATCACCTCCTTCGATGACGTGCTGTCTTTGGTGAAGGATGCTGAAACCGGCCAGCGCGGCTATGTGATCACGGGTGCCGATGAATATCTCCAGCCCTACCATGCTGCCCGCGCCGGCATCGGAGCCGGACTGGAAAAGATGCGCGAGCTGACGAAGGACAGCGTCCTCGAGAAGGATCTCTTCATTCAGGTGGAGGCACAGATCGATGCCAAGCTGACGGAAATGGAGGAGACCATCGCGCTGCGTCGTGACCGGGGCTTCGATGCAGCCCGCGATGTGGTGGCCACTGATCGTGGCAAGCAGACCATGGATCAGCTGCGCGATAATCTGGGAGCGATGGAACGCGAAGAGAAGCGCATCCGAGCCTTGCGGCTTGAGGACATGGAAAGCGCACATCGCGTGGCCCTCAGCAGCGGCTTGGCCACAGCTGCCTTGGGCATCGTCTTATCGTTCGCGATCATGACGCTCATCCGTCGCGCGCATATCCTGCGCAAGCGCCAGGAGTGGACACAGCTGGGCAAGCTGGAGCTGACCACGGCGATGGCCGGTGAGAAGGGGCTCCAGGCACTGGCCGAAAGCGCGCTCTCATTCATCACCCGCTATGTGGAGGCCCATGCGGCGGCCATCTTCGTGCGGCGCAAGAGCGACTTCGATCGTCTGGCCCTCAATGGCGTGCCGCTCGATGGCTCCGTCCCGGAACGTTTCGAACCCGGTGAAGGCCTTCTGGGCCGCGCGGTGACCGAGCGAACCCTGCAACGGATCGACGACGTCCCCGCTGGCTATCTCAAAGTCGGCTCGGGTCTTGGTGAAGGTGTTCCCCGCCACCTCTTGATCCTGCCGGCACTCGCCGATGACAACGTGAATGCGGTGATCGAACTTGGCTTCCTGCACCCTCTGGAACCGTGGAAGCAGGAGTTCCTCCAGCAGGTCTCCGAGCCGATCGGCGTGGCGATCAAGTCCTCGCTCTATCGCGAACACCTGCAGGAGCTCCTGGAAGAAACCCAGAGCCAATCGGAAGAACTACAAGCCCAGAGCGAGGAACTGCGGGTCTCCAACGAAGAACTGGAAGAACAGAGCCGGGCGCTCAAGGAAACTCAAACTCGTCTCGAACTCCAGCAAACCGAACTCGAGCAGATCAATACCCAGCTCGAAGAACGCACCCAGGATCTCGAAGGCCAGCGCAATGCACTGGCGCGCGCGAAGTCATCGATCGAATCGCAAGCGCGCGTGGTCGAGCAAGCCAGCCGCTACAAGTCGGACTTCCTGGCGAACATGTCGCACGAGCTGCGCACGCCGCTGAACTCCTCGCTCATTCTTGCAAAGCTGTTGGCCGACAACCGTGGCGGCAATCTCACGCCGGAGCAGGTAAAATATGCGAACACCATCCAGGCATCCGGCAATGACCTGCTCGCGCTGATCAACGATGTGCTGGATCTCTCCAAGATCGAGGCCGGGCACATGGAAGTGCGTGCAGAAACTGTCGCGATCGACAAGCTCGTGGAAAACCTGAAGGCATCCTTCGAGCCGGTCGCCATGCAGAAGGGCCTGAGCCTCGCTTTCAATGTGGCGGCCGATACGCCACCAGGCGTCGAGACGGATTGGCAGCGTCTGCTCCAGATCCTCAAGAACCTCCTCTCGAACGCCCTGAAGTTCACCGAGCACGGACAGGTTTCCATGCTCATCACCGGCACTCACGATGGCCGGGTCTCGATGGCGGTGAGCGATACCGGCATCGGCATCCCGCAGGAGCAGCAGCAGGCCATCTTCGATCCATTCTATCAAGCGGAGGGCGGCTCGACCCGGCGCTTCGGTGGCACGGGACTCGGGCTCTCGATCTCGCGACAGCTCGCACGCTTGCTTGGCGGCGAGATCCGCTTGCAGAGCGAGCCAGGCCAAGGCAGCACCTTCACGATCTTCCTTCCGGTGACGATGAGCGGTGTGGTGCCGCTGCCCTCCGAGCCGCTCGCTGCCCAGCCCGTGCCAGTTCCGATGGTACCGCCCAGCGCGGCAGCGAAGCTCCCGACACCTATCGCCAGCTTCCCCGATGACCGCGACAGGATCGCGAACAGCACGCGCCTGATCCTCGTCGTCGAAGACGACCAGTCCTTCGCCCACATCCTCTTCGATCTCGCTCATGAGATGCGCTTCGATTGCCTGGTGGCGCACAATGCGGCGGACGCGCTCGCTCTCGCCATGGAGCATGTCCCGAGCGCCATCATCCTCGATGTCGGCCTGCCGGACAATTCCGGTTTGGTCGTCTTGGAGCGGCTGAAGGGCCATGCGCGTACCCGCCACATCCCGGTGCACGTCGTCTCCGCCAATGACTACACCCAGACGGCCCTCGCGCTCGGTGCCATCGGCTACATGCTGAAGCCGGTGAAGCGCGAGCAATTGGTCGAGGCCTTCCAGCATCTGGAAGATCGCCTCACCCGCAAACTCCGCCGCGTGCTGGTGGTGGAGGATGATCCAGTGCAGCTGGATGCGATGAAGGACCTGATGGGTTCTCTGGAAGTGGAGACCCGCTGCGCGCAGACCGCCGCCGAGTGCCTGGCCGAACTGAAGGAGGGCACCTTCGATTGCATGGTCCTCGATCTTAGCCTGCCCGATGCCTCCGGCTTCTCGCTCCTGGAAACACTGAGCACGGAACACGCTTACGCTTTCCCGCCGGTCATCGTTTATACCGGCCGTGACCTATCCGGCGAGGAAGAGCAGCGCCTGCGCCGCTACTCGAAATCGATCATCATCAAGGGCGCGAAGTCGCCGGAGCGCCTGCTCGACGAGGTAACGCTCTTCCTTCACCAAGTCGTCTCCGATCTGCCGCCGGAACAGCAACGCATGCTGGAAATCGCGAGCAACCGGGATGCCGCGCTGGAAGGCCGCCGCATCCTTGTCGCCGAGGACGACGTGCGGAATGTCTTCGCGCTGACCAGCCTGCTTGAAGGCCGCGGTGTGCAGTTGAAGATCGCACGGAATGGCCGCGAGGCCATCCAAGCCTTGGAGGCATCCCAGTCCAATCCCGCGGAAGCCGTGGATCTGGTGCTGATGGACATCATGATGCCGGAAATGGATGGCATCGCCGCAATGAAGGAGATCCGCCAGCGGCCGGAGTGGAAGCGCCTGCCAATCATCGCGCTAACAGCGAAGGCGATGAAGAACGACCAGGAGCTCTGCCTCGCCGCCGGTGCAAACGATTATCTGGCCAAGCCGCTGGATGTGGAGAAGCTGCTCTCGCTGATCCGCGTCTGGATGCCGCGCTGA